The Bubalus bubalis isolate 160015118507 breed Murrah chromosome 18, NDDB_SH_1, whole genome shotgun sequence genome contains a region encoding:
- the LYPD3 gene encoding ly6/PLAUR domain-containing protein 3, producing MDPARKAGSWAVIWTTGWLLLLSLLLPEGAKALECYSCVQNADDGCSPQKMKTVKCAPGVEVCTEAVGAVETIHGQFSVAVRGCGSGIPGKNDRGLDLYGILAFIQLQQCPQDRCNAKLNLTSRALNPAGNESAYQPNGVECYSCVGLSRKECQGRAPPVVSCYNASDHFYKGCFDGNVTLTAANVTVSLPVRGCVQDEFCTRDSATGPGFTLSGSCCQGSRCNSDLRNKTYFSPQFPPLVLLPPPRSTTLAPAKSVSTSTSAPSSTVTTKATPVPTTTRSTTKAITPAQTNQTSPQEVGHETFQEEEASLAGGASGHQDRRNMGQYPTKDVTHSKGSVAPWAGWVTLLLAVAAGALL from the exons ATGGACCCCGCCAGGAAAGCAGGCTCCTGGGCAGTGATCTGGACTACTGGCTGGCTGCTCCTGCTGTCGCTGCTGCTTCCAGAAG GAGCGAAGGCCCTGGAGTGTTACAGCTGTGTGCAGAACGCAGATGACGGGTGCTCGCCGCAGAAGATGAAGACGGTGAAGTGTGCACCAGGCGTGGAAGTCTGCACAGAGGCTGTGGGGGCCGTGGAGACTA TCCACGGGCAATTCTCGGTGGCAGTGCGGGGCTGCGGTTCGGGAATCCCCGGCAAGAATGACCGCGGACTGGACCTTTACGGGATTCTGGCCTTCATCCAGCTGCAGCAGTGCCCCCAGGACCGCTGCAACGCGAAACTCAACCTCACCTCGCGAGCGCTCAACCCGGCAG GCAATGAGAGTGCCTACCAGCCCAACGGCGTCGAGTGCTACAGCTGCGTGGGGCTGAGCCGCAAGGAGTGCCAGGGCAGGGCGCCGCCCGTCGTGAGCTGCTACAATGCCAGCGACCATTTCTACAAGGGCTGTTTCGATGGCAATGTCACCTTGACAGCAG CTAATGTGACCGTGTCCTTGCCTGTCCGGGGCTGCGTCCAGGACGAATTCTGCACCCGGGATTCGGCGACAGGCCCAGGGTTCACGCTCAGCGGCTCCTGCTGCCAGGGGTCCCGCTGTAACTCAGACCTCCGCAACAAGACCTATTTCTCCCCTCAATTCCCACCTCTCGTCTTGCTGCCCCCACCTCGGTCCACCACTCTGGCCCCAGCCAAATCTGTCAGTACTTCCACCTCAGCCCCATCCTCCACCGTCACCACCAAAGCTACCCCAGTCCCCACCACCACCCGGTCCACCACCAAAGCCATCACCCCAGCTCAGACCAACCAGACTTCTCCACAAGAGGTGGGACATGAGACCTTCCAGGAAGAGGAAGCTAGCTTGGCTGGAGGTGCTAGTGGCCACCAGGACCGCAGAAATATGGGGCAGTACCCCACAAAAGATGTGACCCATAGTAAAGGCTCTGTGGCTCCTTGGGCGGGATGGGTAACTCTTCTGTTGGCTGTGGCTGCTGGCGCCCTACTATGA